One Streptomyces fagopyri DNA window includes the following coding sequences:
- a CDS encoding alpha/beta hydrolase produces MTQYTDHYGPEGLRTRGTVVVVPGRGESRAAYARFGRRLAADAYRVRVVDTPRIDAGDLSGSLARFGAGLAAAVEDAAAEDGVVRPVVLVGADSGAAAVAALLGREEPSVVPFPEAVVLAGLPGRGAGDGAPVRNGVAGGAGGASWDDELDVRTFCPAHRGVLTEDSGTQRGALGIAVPDALLDAAHHGAIAVPTLILVGDADPLADRDALARTAKSLSHSRLAVVRDAHHDVLNDLQHRSVAAEVVTFLETVRDALVPVVAVESSTW; encoded by the coding sequence ATGACCCAGTACACCGACCACTACGGTCCCGAAGGCCTCCGGACCCGCGGCACGGTCGTCGTGGTGCCCGGCCGGGGTGAGAGCCGGGCCGCCTACGCCCGGTTCGGCAGGCGGCTCGCGGCCGACGCCTACCGAGTCCGCGTCGTCGACACCCCGCGGATCGACGCCGGCGACCTGAGCGGCTCGCTGGCGCGGTTCGGCGCCGGGCTCGCCGCGGCCGTGGAGGACGCCGCGGCCGAGGACGGGGTGGTCCGACCTGTCGTCCTCGTCGGAGCCGACAGCGGCGCGGCCGCCGTCGCCGCGCTCCTCGGCCGGGAGGAGCCGTCCGTCGTCCCGTTCCCGGAGGCCGTCGTCCTCGCGGGTCTGCCGGGACGCGGCGCCGGCGACGGCGCCCCGGTGCGGAACGGCGTCGCAGGGGGTGCGGGGGGAGCGTCGTGGGACGACGAACTCGATGTCCGGACCTTCTGCCCGGCCCACCGAGGAGTCCTCACCGAGGACTCCGGGACACAGCGCGGGGCGCTCGGCATCGCGGTGCCGGACGCGCTCCTCGACGCGGCCCACCACGGCGCCATCGCCGTCCCCACGCTCATCCTCGTCGGCGACGCCGATCCGCTCGCGGACCGCGACGCTCTCGCCCGTACCGCGAAGTCCCTGTCGCACTCCCGTCTGGCGGTGGTCCGTGACGCCCACCACGACGTCCTCAACGACCTGCAGCACCGCTCGGTGGCGGCCGAGGTCGTCACGTTCCTGGAGACGGTCCGCGACGCACTGGTGCCCGTCGTCGCGGTGGAGTCGAGCACGTGGTGA